In Sphingobacterium thalpophilum, a genomic segment contains:
- a CDS encoding TonB-dependent receptor codes for MKLKIIGCIFMLVSYFSIFPALAATISGKVTDAKTNLPIAGATISLQQLRSSTASDQQGHYSFKSLPSSGRYLVEVRFLGYQSVVKTVDLTSENLSLDFALTESIIETNEVVVTGTLVTSQSRRNSTSVAVISKDELQGNATNFIDALARQVPGLSQITTGQGISKPVIRGLGYNRVVTVSDGVKQMGQQWGDEHGIEIDQNQPDRVEVLRGAASLMYGSDAIGGVINVLEPNVPTAGQIKGEVLSSYSTNNGLTNSSVMLTGNENGFVWRGRGSYQNAYSYNTPAGRYGNSGFNTSNFSGMLGLNKQWGYSHLNFSYLKNNIGFYDAEPGDPLYINSKSRTLDFPKQDIRHYKLALNNNFIIGSGSLKLDLGYQKNQRRELEEATPSLFFDLNTYSLDAKYSLSEKNGWQHVFGISASQEHSLNKGVEFLIPAYDQLELGAFGYAKKTWGENTFNVGLRYDYVNNKGKQLFIENEEQFAGFKNSFSNVSGALGYTHIFSEDLNFKANAGSAFRAPNPAELGSNGVHEGTYRYEVGNENLQPERSYQADATLEFGHSIVTGSIGIYENYIHNFIYASTTKGDTKTVVGEDGDSHTYDVYRYGQVNANLYGVEGSLNFHLLNWIHLDNTFSYTHAQNNTFNRPLALIPAGVVHNTLRLEPKISGLNAFYVSVGLDNYSKQSRIDETFETPANSYTLLNAGIGTTLHLGSQQLKVFAAASNLTNKRYYDALSRLRPGRLSQEDTSFGVYNMGRNITFGVYLPLSIK; via the coding sequence ATGAAACTTAAAATTATAGGCTGCATTTTTATGCTTGTCTCCTATTTCTCCATATTTCCGGCCCTTGCCGCAACAATCAGCGGTAAAGTAACGGATGCAAAAACGAATCTACCCATTGCCGGTGCAACAATATCACTGCAACAGCTTCGTTCGAGCACCGCATCAGACCAGCAAGGTCATTATAGCTTTAAATCACTTCCTTCAAGTGGACGCTATCTGGTTGAAGTCCGTTTCTTGGGCTATCAGTCCGTTGTCAAGACCGTCGATTTAACTTCAGAAAATCTTTCCCTTGATTTCGCCCTAACCGAAAGTATTATTGAAACCAATGAAGTCGTCGTTACAGGTACATTGGTCACTTCACAGAGCCGGCGCAACAGTACCTCGGTTGCTGTAATCTCCAAAGATGAATTACAGGGAAATGCGACGAATTTTATTGATGCGCTTGCCCGACAAGTTCCCGGACTAAGCCAGATCACAACGGGACAAGGCATTTCAAAACCTGTTATACGGGGTCTTGGCTATAATCGTGTCGTCACGGTAAGTGATGGTGTCAAACAGATGGGACAGCAATGGGGAGACGAACATGGTATTGAAATCGACCAAAATCAACCGGATCGTGTGGAGGTCCTACGTGGTGCAGCCTCTTTGATGTACGGATCTGATGCTATTGGCGGTGTAATCAATGTGCTTGAACCAAATGTTCCTACAGCTGGGCAAATTAAAGGTGAAGTATTGAGCAGCTACTCCACCAACAACGGACTAACCAATAGTTCGGTTATGCTTACCGGTAATGAAAATGGCTTCGTATGGCGTGGGCGTGGTTCTTATCAAAATGCATATTCTTATAATACACCCGCAGGCCGATATGGCAATAGTGGTTTTAATACCAGTAATTTCAGCGGTATGCTCGGGCTAAACAAACAATGGGGCTACTCTCATCTGAATTTTTCATACCTGAAAAATAATATCGGCTTTTACGACGCCGAACCTGGTGACCCGCTTTACATAAACTCAAAAAGCCGTACTTTGGATTTCCCCAAGCAGGACATCCGCCATTACAAACTGGCCCTTAACAATAACTTTATCATCGGTTCTGGTAGTTTAAAACTTGATTTGGGCTATCAAAAAAATCAACGTCGGGAGCTTGAAGAAGCAACACCTTCCTTATTCTTTGACCTGAATACGTATTCACTTGACGCAAAATATTCTTTAAGTGAAAAAAATGGCTGGCAACATGTATTTGGCATTAGTGCTAGCCAGGAACACAGTTTAAATAAAGGCGTTGAATTCTTAATTCCGGCCTATGATCAGTTGGAATTGGGCGCTTTTGGCTATGCAAAGAAAACCTGGGGCGAAAATACCTTTAACGTTGGATTACGCTATGACTACGTCAATAACAAAGGCAAGCAACTCTTTATTGAAAACGAAGAGCAGTTCGCTGGTTTTAAAAATAGTTTCAGCAATGTTAGTGGAGCACTTGGATATACCCATATTTTCAGCGAAGACCTCAATTTTAAAGCAAATGCCGGTTCGGCTTTTAGAGCTCCTAATCCGGCAGAATTAGGTTCCAACGGTGTACACGAAGGAACGTACCGCTATGAAGTTGGTAATGAAAACCTGCAACCTGAACGAAGTTACCAAGCGGATGCAACCCTCGAGTTTGGACATAGCATCGTTACCGGAAGTATCGGAATCTATGAAAACTATATCCACAATTTTATCTATGCCTCAACAACAAAAGGCGACACGAAAACCGTTGTGGGTGAAGATGGCGATTCTCATACCTACGACGTATATCGCTATGGCCAGGTAAACGCCAATCTTTACGGTGTCGAAGGAAGCCTGAATTTTCATTTGTTAAACTGGATACACCTGGATAATACATTTAGCTATACCCATGCACAGAACAATACCTTTAACAGACCCTTGGCATTGATTCCAGCTGGTGTTGTACACAATACATTGCGTCTTGAGCCCAAGATTAGCGGTTTGAATGCTTTCTACGTTTCTGTGGGGCTAGACAATTATTCCAAACAGAGCCGCATTGATGAAACCTTCGAAACGCCAGCAAACTCGTATACTTTATTGAACGCAGGAATCGGTACGACATTACATCTCGGATCGCAGCAACTGAAAGTATTTGCAGCAGCTTCAAACTTGACCAACAAACGTTATTACGATGCGTTGAGCCGATTGCGCCCAGGACGTCTTTCACAGGAAGACACGAGCTTTGGTGTCTACAATATGGGTAGAAACATCACCTTCGGTGTGTATCTGCCATTGAGCATAAAGTAA
- a CDS encoding tetratricopeptide repeat protein, producing MNLKSFKLGLFTGVFALVAFSANAQQPKQAEHSNANVRMGQKALLDGDFKNAESYLTKALPQEGKDPDVLYMLGYSQFQNGDYKKSAETFGKVVALNGKNANALYFKAKATNNLATQSTNKTSVANKEQLLKVAIEDYSKAIAITPTDSKFYQNRAIANRDLGILIGTEGTPNYNKAMATDAYNNAIKDYEKVLSFDASKKDIQTEIKKAKVYRDNLK from the coding sequence ATGAATTTAAAATCATTTAAATTGGGTTTGTTTACTGGGGTTTTTGCCTTAGTTGCTTTTAGCGCGAATGCGCAACAACCAAAACAGGCTGAGCATAGCAACGCTAATGTGAGAATGGGGCAGAAAGCTCTTTTGGATGGTGATTTCAAGAATGCCGAGTCATACTTGACTAAAGCCCTCCCTCAAGAAGGGAAAGATCCGGACGTATTATATATGTTGGGATATTCTCAATTTCAAAATGGTGACTATAAAAAATCAGCTGAAACTTTTGGAAAAGTAGTTGCATTGAACGGTAAAAATGCAAATGCCTTATACTTCAAAGCGAAAGCAACAAACAATCTTGCTACTCAATCCACAAATAAGACATCTGTTGCTAACAAAGAGCAGTTGTTGAAAGTTGCTATTGAGGATTATTCAAAAGCAATTGCTATTACACCGACTGATTCGAAATTCTATCAAAATAGAGCGATCGCGAATCGCGATTTAGGTATCTTGATCGGAACGGAGGGTACGCCTAACTACAATAAGGCAATGGCAACTGACGCTTATAACAATGCAATCAAGGATTACGAAAAAGTGTTGAGCTTTGATGCATCGAAAAAAGATATCCAAACAGAAATCAAAAAAGCGAAAGTATATAGAGATAACTTGAAATAG
- the gpmI gene encoding 2,3-bisphosphoglycerate-independent phosphoglycerate mutase yields MNKKKVALMILDGLGYGKHDKSNAVEAANTPFLDHLLEAYPNSSLEASGEAVGLPAGQMGNSEVGHMNLGAGRIVYQELGRIHKAVNDGVFNSDPIIQDAFKYALENNKKVHFIGLLSDGGVHAHTKHLKGLCDAAKQAGLTSDQVFIHAFLDGRDTDPNSGIGYVRDLQDYLKTTTGTFASAIGRYYAMDRDNRWERVKLAYDLLVKAEGEKSNDLVASIQKSYDEGVTDEFVKPIALVDANGAPVATIQEGDVVFCYNFRTDRGREITIALTQKAFPEYDLQPLDLYYVTMTSYDETFQNVRVVFQKDNLTNTLGEVLEANHKTQTRIAETEKYPHVTFFFSGGREQQFEGENRLLVPSPKVATYDLQPEMSAKGITEAIVNDMETLQPDFICLNFANPDMVGHTGVFDAVIKAVETVDQCTKTVVETGLKNGYSFIILADHGNSEFMVNEDGSPNTAHTTNLVPCILIDDQYKKIADGKLGDIAPTVLQLLGVNIPVEMTGNVLVSE; encoded by the coding sequence ATGAATAAGAAAAAAGTTGCACTCATGATCCTAGACGGACTAGGATATGGAAAACATGATAAATCAAATGCAGTTGAAGCTGCAAACACCCCATTTTTAGATCATTTATTAGAAGCTTATCCAAACTCGAGCTTAGAGGCTTCGGGTGAAGCTGTAGGCTTACCTGCTGGACAAATGGGTAACTCGGAGGTTGGTCACATGAATCTTGGTGCCGGAAGAATCGTCTACCAAGAATTGGGTCGTATTCACAAAGCTGTCAACGACGGTGTATTCAATTCGGATCCTATTATTCAAGACGCATTTAAATATGCATTAGAAAATAACAAAAAGGTACACTTTATCGGATTACTTTCCGATGGTGGTGTACACGCACATACAAAGCACTTAAAAGGCTTATGTGATGCTGCAAAACAGGCCGGCTTGACAAGCGACCAAGTTTTTATACATGCATTTTTAGATGGCCGTGATACGGATCCAAACTCCGGCATTGGTTATGTTAGAGACTTACAAGACTATTTAAAGACGACAACAGGTACTTTTGCCTCTGCAATAGGCCGATATTATGCAATGGACCGCGACAACAGATGGGAACGTGTAAAATTAGCATACGATCTTTTAGTCAAAGCGGAAGGTGAAAAATCCAATGACCTTGTTGCATCGATCCAAAAATCATACGACGAAGGTGTAACCGATGAATTTGTGAAACCAATTGCATTGGTAGATGCAAACGGCGCGCCAGTGGCAACAATCCAAGAAGGTGATGTTGTATTCTGTTACAACTTCAGAACAGATCGTGGCCGCGAGATTACAATTGCGTTGACACAAAAGGCATTTCCAGAATATGATCTACAACCATTAGATCTATATTATGTGACAATGACATCTTACGATGAAACATTCCAAAATGTCAGAGTCGTTTTCCAAAAAGATAACTTGACCAATACCTTGGGTGAAGTGTTAGAAGCAAACCATAAAACACAAACGCGTATTGCCGAAACAGAGAAATATCCGCACGTGACATTTTTCTTTTCAGGAGGTCGTGAACAACAGTTTGAAGGTGAAAACCGCTTGCTAGTTCCATCACCAAAAGTAGCGACTTACGATCTTCAGCCAGAGATGTCTGCTAAAGGAATTACAGAAGCTATCGTCAACGATATGGAAACACTTCAACCTGATTTTATCTGCCTGAATTTTGCGAATCCAGACATGGTTGGTCACACCGGTGTTTTTGACGCTGTCATAAAAGCGGTAGAAACTGTTGATCAATGTACAAAAACGGTTGTTGAAACAGGCCTTAAAAATGGTTACTCCTTTATTATTTTGGCCGATCATGGTAACTCCGAGTTTATGGTCAATGAAGATGGATCGCCAAATACGGCACATACAACCAATTTGGTTCCGTGTATCTTAATTGACGATCAGTATAAGAAAATAGCAGATGGTAAATTAGGTGATATTGCCCCAACCGTCTTACAACTTTTAGGCGTCAATATCCCCGTTGAAATGACAGGAAATGTATTGGTATCAGAATAA
- a CDS encoding ferritin, with the protein METNRLSKEMQQILISQMTKEAEAAQIYLALGIWADDQGYGGIANFLYRHAQEERNHMTKIMGYILERGGRPRIQAIAAPPADPQSLTECFNRVFKHEVDNTEAIYNIVNLALAEKDWATWNFAQWFVKEQIEEEKLALELIDKLKIAGGDRASDESLFALDSSLEAMPDEVTLAREATADDPK; encoded by the coding sequence ATGGAAACGAATAGATTGTCAAAGGAAATGCAGCAAATTTTAATCAGCCAGATGACTAAAGAAGCTGAGGCTGCACAGATTTATTTGGCGTTGGGCATATGGGCAGATGATCAGGGGTATGGCGGCATCGCCAATTTCCTTTATAGACATGCCCAGGAAGAGCGTAATCACATGACTAAGATTATGGGGTATATTCTGGAAAGAGGTGGCCGCCCCAGAATACAGGCTATTGCAGCGCCGCCCGCGGACCCGCAATCGCTGACCGAATGCTTTAATCGCGTTTTTAAGCACGAAGTCGATAATACCGAAGCGATCTATAACATTGTCAATTTAGCGTTGGCTGAGAAGGACTGGGCAACATGGAACTTTGCACAGTGGTTTGTTAAGGAGCAGATCGAGGAAGAGAAGTTAGCATTGGAATTAATTGATAAATTGAAAATCGCCGGTGGTGACCGCGCATCAGATGAATCCTTGTTCGCGTTGGATTCCTCCTTGGAAGCCATGCCCGACGAAGTGACTTTGGCAAGAGAAGCAACAGCAGATGATCCCAAATAA
- a CDS encoding DUF4783 domain-containing protein — MKFLSYCAFILINSLFVHTAAFGHYLREVNTAVNVALPGDDDSLGSISEELKSYLKEGNAKNMAKYFGSNLTLSILGENGVYTKYQSEIMLAAFFNQHKPKTVKLTQANNANNGYQYFTFTLATEQTNYRVFIKIGVGNNNHSIEELRIDKN, encoded by the coding sequence ATGAAATTTTTAAGCTATTGCGCATTTATACTTATTAATAGTCTTTTTGTACACACTGCGGCCTTCGGGCATTATTTAAGAGAAGTGAATACAGCGGTAAATGTAGCTTTGCCAGGTGATGATGATTCTTTAGGAAGTATTTCAGAGGAACTGAAATCATATTTGAAAGAAGGTAATGCAAAAAATATGGCCAAGTATTTCGGTTCAAACTTAACCTTATCTATTTTGGGGGAGAATGGCGTCTACACAAAGTATCAGTCAGAAATCATGTTGGCGGCATTTTTTAATCAGCATAAACCCAAGACTGTTAAATTGACGCAAGCAAACAATGCGAACAATGGCTATCAATATTTTACATTTACATTAGCTACAGAACAAACAAACTATCGTGTCTTTATTAAGATCGGCGTAGGAAATAATAACCATTCGATTGAAGAGCTAAGAATCGACAAAAATTAA